The genomic segment TAAGGAATTGATTTGTAAGATTATGGGAGTATACAACAGGAATGGCATGCGGATGCATTGTTCACGACTAAAGGCATCAGCCCTGATCCAAATGCTGCCGTAAATACTGACCGGTAATGGAGAAACCGGATTTTAGCAGGTCTATCACGGTGCCTTGATATAAGAGCTTTCCGCCATATTGACCCGCACCGGGCCCCAGATCTATAATCCAATCAGCATTGGCGATAATATCCAGGTTGTGCTCGACTACAATGAGTGTATTTTTGTTGCTCACCAACATATCGATATACACCATAAGTCTTTGTACATCAGCTGGGTGTAATCCCGCACTCGGTTCGTCGAGGACGATGATCCCGTCATGTCGGTCGATTTCACGGACCAACTTAAGGCGCTGCCTTTCTCCACCCGAGAAACTGTCCAGTCGCTGACCTAAGCTAAGGTATTCGAGACCAAGGTTACATAGTCGGCCAAAGGCAGAAGCGAAGGGCTCTGTCGGAAAAAAATCCTGCGCTTCACTGACGGTCATATTCATTACGTCGACTATATTTTTGCTGTTGTAAACATAGCCAAGTACGCTCGGCGAGAATCCTGAACCACCACAGACTTCACAGGGTTGCTCAATATCGTCCATAAAAGCCAGATCAATCCTCTCAATTCCTGCCCCTTTGCACTGTGGGCAGGCACCCTCGCTATTGCGGCTAAACAATTTTTCGGATACCTTATTTGTTCGTGCAAAAAGCTTTCGCAAGAGATCGGATAAATTGAGGTAAGTCAACAAATTTGACCGCGGCCCAGCAACGATAGATGACTGATCGATAACCTTGGTCTGTGGATAGAATACCGGCAGCAACTTGTTGATCAAAGTGCTTTTTCCCGAGCCGGCGACACCTGTGACCACGGTCATTACTTTTTGGGGAATATGTACGCGGATATCTTTAAGATTATGTAACCTTGCATGCGAAATAGTCAGGTAGCCATCACCTTTTCTCGGTAAAGAATTGATCACAGCACGTTTACTAAAATAGGTCGCTGTTTTCCCTTCTGCCCCCTTAAGTTCTGAGAATTTTCCTTGATAAATGATACTTCCACCATGTTTTCCAGACCCAGGGCCCATATCAATGATCCAGTCTGCGATCTTAATTAAATCGGGATCATGCTCAACAATGAGCACAGTATTACCTTTATCTCGAATCTGCCTGATGATAGACACGATATTCTGTATATCCCGGGGATGTAGACCGATACTTGGTTCATCAAAAATATAAAGCATCTCCGTAAGACTGCTTCCCAGGTTTCTAACCATCTTAATCCGTTGCGATTCACCTCCTGAGAGCGTATCTGTCCGCCGGTCCAAGCTCAGGTACTGTAGACCAATATCGACAATATGCTGCAGTTTCCTTTTTAATTCTTCGAGCAGTGTATGATATGAAATAGCATCAATTTCCTGAACGAACTTCAGCAGTTCATCGATTGACAGAGCAGCACAGTCTGCAATATTTTTTCCATTTATCTTGCACGAAAGCACTTCCTCATTCAAGCGCTTCCCAGCGCAGGCAGGGCAGGCTTTTTTGATGACGATGTTTTTAAGAGCATCCTTACGAACAATATTCTCTTTGGAATCTTTCTTTAGAAAGGCTTTTTCGATCCGGGGAATTAGCCCTTCGTATTTGACCGTCTTGCCCCACTCTTTGTGGGGATGCTTCGGTTTGTGTTCTTGCGCATTTAAAAGCAGCTCCCACTCGGCATCACTATAATCTCTTAACTTCTTATCATTGTCAAAATAGCCCGAAAGCGTATAACGCGTGAGACGCCAGCCGCCGGGTTGGAACGTTGGAAATGTAATGGCACCTTCGTTTAAAGACCGTCCTTTGTCCAGAAGGGTGTCGATATTAACAGTCTGGACAAAACCGAGCCCTTCACATAATGAACACATACCCAATGGATTGTTAAAAGAAAACACATTCGAATAACCAACAAAGGGTTTGCCTATCCGGGCGAAAAGAAGCCGCAGGGAACTATAGATATCGGTCGCTGTACCTACCGTAGACCGCGCACCGCCGCCCAACCTTTTTTGGTTAATGATAACTGGAACATTTAAGTTGTCTATCTTATCCACATCAGCAATCCCCACATGTTGCAGGCGAGTCCGGATAAAACTGGGCTGTGTCTCGTTAAACTGTCGCTGCGCTTCGGCGCCAATAGTTTCGAATACTAGAGAAGACTTCCCAGAACCGGATACACCTGTAAAAACAGTAATCTTCTTCTTCGGAATTTTTAAAGAAATATTCTTCAGATTATTTTGCCGGGCATTGACTATTGTTATATAATCCATTTTAGCTAACTTTACAAATGATTAACATAGTTAAATATAATACTTAACAAAGTTAAGTGTTTAATGGTTTTATGAATAAAATTGAAAAAGATTTCTATCGGGCATTCACTGACCTCCAGTGTTACATATTGGCTAATATGAACAAAGGGAACATCAACGGTGTTACAGCTACGCACTATAATATCATTGAGTACATTTATAGAAATCAGCCGGCGACAGGAAAGCAGCTTGCTACTGCCTTTAATGTCAGTCAGGCGGCGATTTCCAAACAACTTAAATTTCTTGTA from the Sphingobacterium thalpophilum genome contains:
- a CDS encoding ATP-binding cassette domain-containing protein, with the translated sequence MDYITIVNARQNNLKNISLKIPKKKITVFTGVSGSGKSSLVFETIGAEAQRQFNETQPSFIRTRLQHVGIADVDKIDNLNVPVIINQKRLGGGARSTVGTATDIYSSLRLLFARIGKPFVGYSNVFSFNNPLGMCSLCEGLGFVQTVNIDTLLDKGRSLNEGAITFPTFQPGGWRLTRYTLSGYFDNDKKLRDYSDAEWELLLNAQEHKPKHPHKEWGKTVKYEGLIPRIEKAFLKKDSKENIVRKDALKNIVIKKACPACAGKRLNEEVLSCKINGKNIADCAALSIDELLKFVQEIDAISYHTLLEELKRKLQHIVDIGLQYLSLDRRTDTLSGGESQRIKMVRNLGSSLTEMLYIFDEPSIGLHPRDIQNIVSIIRQIRDKGNTVLIVEHDPDLIKIADWIIDMGPGSGKHGGSIIYQGKFSELKGAEGKTATYFSKRAVINSLPRKGDGYLTISHARLHNLKDIRVHIPQKVMTVVTGVAGSGKSTLINKLLPVFYPQTKVIDQSSIVAGPRSNLLTYLNLSDLLRKLFARTNKVSEKLFSRNSEGACPQCKGAGIERIDLAFMDDIEQPCEVCGGSGFSPSVLGYVYNSKNIVDVMNMTVSEAQDFFPTEPFASAFGRLCNLGLEYLSLGQRLDSFSGGERQRLKLVREIDRHDGIIVLDEPSAGLHPADVQRLMVYIDMLVSNKNTLIVVEHNLDIIANADWIIDLGPGAGQYGGKLLYQGTVIDLLKSGFSITGQYLRQHLDQG
- a CDS encoding MarR family winged helix-turn-helix transcriptional regulator, giving the protein MNKIEKDFYRAFTDLQCYILANMNKGNINGVTATHYNIIEYIYRNQPATGKQLATAFNVSQAAISKQLKFLVEKGLIKQQQSDTDRRSFHLIVSETGKFIINNSEDFREGVTKKVSGFLTKDELKMFNLLLVKITTGLKSK